GATATTCTTATCTGCCGTGCCCCCGTATTGCTGGATGAAGCAACGCGACGAAAAATAGCCCTTTTCACGAATGTGGAAACCGAGGCGGTTTTTACTTCCTACGATGTGAATACCACGATTTACGAGATTCCCCTCATCTTCTATGAACAAAAACTGGACCTGGTGGTGCTTAAGAAACTGGGGGTGGAAAGCCGTCATGCGGATTTGCGCCCCTGGAAGCGGGTTATGGAACAGTTTAATGCCCGCAAAGGGAAGGTCCGTATTGGCATTGTGGGTAAATACATGGAACTCCATGATTCGTATAAATCGGTGTACGAAGCCTTGTTCCATGCGGGCCTTGCCAATGGGGTGGAGGTGGAAC
This portion of the Thermanaerothrix sp. genome encodes:
- a CDS encoding CTP synthase, with the translated sequence TVGDIESIPFLETARQMIHELGKINALSVHLTLLPEVAGGELKTKPTQHSVKAMQEQGIQPDILICRAPVLLDEATRRKIALFTNVETEAVFTSYDVNTTIYEIPLIFYEQKLDLVVLKKLGVESRHADLRPWKRVMEQFNARKGKVRIGIVGKYMELHDSYKSVYEALFHAGLANGVEVE